TTTAGAAAAAACAGTTCTCAAtaagaaaatgtataaatacAACCATGCTTGGAAGCAGCCTGGTGTTACTGTATCTGCCAGCAGCTATGCACAGACCAATGGGCCGGAAAGCCCTAAGGTGACAATGTTTAAATCCCCAGCCCTCAGAGCCTATGGAAAAGATACATTTGACCTCCTTTGTTCAACGTatcattttaaagctgtttttctggaaAGGAAATTTGGGCAACACAGAGTTTGAGAGTGTTTCAGATAGGACCGAGGCACTCACATTTGTCAGCCCGATAGCCAAGTGATTTTATATGGTAAAGTCATTTAATGCATTAATTTCTTATGTAGGTTCAGTCTCAGCAATGTAAAGCTGTGGTTAACACAAAATTATTAGAGGTAGGTAATAATCACATGATTTACTTTTCCTAGCTACATTTAAACTTCACAGTTCACATTTAAATTTTAGCTCTATTTTGATGTATCCCCTTTTAAAGTGATTTTAGGTTATGGACTTCTGTGAAACTCTTGTTCActgatttctcatttaaaatttttctagTCAGAAGACACaataaatcacaaaaatcaGAGAGGCAATTCAATACACTCAGAATCCAAACATCTGCTATACAGGAACATTCATCATTTGTTTGCCTGACATCAATTGGGATATTTGGAATGACAAATCATGAATGCTGTGTTGGTTATTAGTACAGATTTTTGTCAACTTAAAAAAAGGTTAAAGAATTCGACAGAACTGAAGTAATTAGATACTCAGTGTGAGGTGAAAGCATAGATATTTTACTGCCTTCATCAAACTTTGGGAGTTAACGAGAAACAAATACGCCTCGTGCAACGTTTGGGAAAGGCTAGCTCTGCTGACAACATGCAGCCTGCAAAGACGTTGCAGAAGACATGGAGGCCAAGGAGGTAAATGTAAAATCCATACAAAGAACCAAGGGTAGTttacagacacagaaaacataGCAAGAAATGTTACCTGCTTTTCGAGGCAGATAACTATTAAATTCCTTGCCatgagaatttttcttttccacataatattatttttcactgttatCCCCAAAAGTAtgatttttcattattcttttcacatgatttttcatgatttttttatgttatCCCCATATTTTCTGCTGAGGGACCCTAATGTCCCTCACAGATGAGAATCTGGTAACTCAGAATCCATAGTTTAGGATTGTGCGAGTATGGATTTGACTCATGATAatcaaatacatattttttcatgaagctaagaaagaacaaatatttaGGCTGCTTCCCACAGAGACTAAGAACACCTTATTCAACTCTTCTGAAATTCAAAGCTACTCCCTCTACCAGGGTATGAAGTAAATGCTAAAAAAACTCAAAGGTGGCTCACCAGCAAGGAAGAGAAGCACTGGTAGGGATGGGTAGCTACAATTACATCTCATCCCCATTGTAACTACACCACATACCAGAAACCCATCCTATCCTACCATGAAGTCAACTTGTAGTCACCATCTCACgtaaagacaagaaaatacCATGCTTTTTTGATCAATTTTTACTTcaagatttttgttgtttggttttaaatggGTCTTCATCTAGATGGACCCCCATGACCTAAGAGATTTCTGCTCAGGGAAACTGCATCAGCCTTTGCTGACCAACATTCCATTAAACCTATTCAGGAAAATGGGATTCCTACAGGAACTGCTGTAGTTAGCCCCCTGTGTGGCAGATCCTCTCTTTTAGGTATCTGGCTAGCTCTTTTTACTTGTGACCAGATTTCTAGTCATCTCAGCATGTGGGCGATAAAAACAATTCCCAAGCTCTACCTTCATCCCTTAACTCCTTCATATTTCTTGAGTTAGTACCTTTCTTTTGCTCCCTAATCTTACCCTAGGCAGCTGAAATCCTTTCCACCAGTTTGGTTCCATTATTACTCCACGTTCTTTGCTCTTGCCTCCAGCCTCAGTGTCTCCCAGTTTTCATTTCTCCTACTCTACAGTAGTCCTACTCAAGCACCTCATCCCCACTCTCCAGAACTAACCTCATAGTTCTCCtggttccaacccctctgcacTTCCTAGTTTTTCCAACAACTGAGTCTCTCCTCCTCCAAGTAAAGTGTCTACTGGGACATGTCTAGATCACACAGCTTACCCTGCTCCTCTTGTGCTTTAGTGATAAAGATCTGCTCTTGCTCAGGCAGATCTCTATCACTAGTTCTGCTCCCAATGCTGCCACATAAATTAATCTGCTatagaaataaaacttatttatttAGGTAGGAAGGCTGCTATGGGTTTGGACAATGGGATTGTTCTGATAGCCTAAGGATACCTACTGGACCTCTCTGACGTGTGTTAGGCAGCTACCTAGCTAAACTACACTACCCTTTTCACTTGTCCTGCACTGCAAAACAGGAATCGTGTTTATCCCCAAAACTCTTTCTGCTGGTCAAAATGGTCTACACATCCTGTCTCTTTGGACTCAGCAGTGACAAATGGTGCACctaataaaatctgttttaagaAGTCTTCAGCTGTCTTTGGaacttttaggaaaaaaaaaagtgctgttaATGACTGGCAAGTAGAAAGACATTGTGGTGTCTACTGAATGCACAAACTGACCTGCCACAAACACACGAGCTGCAAAGTTATTTGCTTCAACTCTGAACAGCACTTCAAGCATACAAAATAAGGCACTAGTAAAGCACTAAAGAAGCTGAGAATGTTAATCATTACTCTAATTTTAACAACTTCAATGTATTGCAAAGGTTTGTCTTTAGAAGCAGGTTCTAATGCTACTCCTGCATACAGGTATGCTTCCAAAAGACTGGGTTGAATATCTCTTATTGACACACATCAATATGCCACATTCTTAGTGAACTTCACATGAAGAAACTATTTCAGATGAAAACTCTTTGTCTGGCTAACAATCTACTGCATCTGTGTAAAATCTACTCAGAAGAATTATGAAATCCACTTAGTAAGGCCACACAACTTTAAAAGCCCAGTatattgaataaaatattttatttgtactTAATTAATTTGTTCgtgaaaaacaaagtttatGGAATCTGAAAGTTGATAATAGGTAACTTTTAACTGAGACTTAATATGAGAGATTCTCTACCCAAAAATATGTCAAACAGTAAGATTATAAAGAACTTCAATGTTCTGTGCTATACTGTATGATATGtaaacagttttgaaaatactCCCCATTATATAGTTTGACACAGTAtgcacaaatttaaaaaaataaaattaaaatgaagtttaaatGCCTCAAGGGATTTCTTAGAAGTAAAGCCATCTGAAAAGCCATTTACAGTCTGCGGTGACAAACTTctatataaacaaaatattcccCTTTTCACAATGCAGAATAACCTGCTGAAGGCAACTCCCTATATCAAAGTGATGCCAGCAACACAGATCTGATTGTATGACTCCAGCACTTAAAAGAGCACATTGGTTATGCATGGCTTTTAACCCTGGGCTACAATTATGCTACCAGAACTAAATTCAAGTCTAAATCAGTCATGTAGAGAGGTGTGTGCCATCTGAACGCTGTTTAAAGTCCGTGTTTTCCAGATCTGATGAAGGTGGTGAAGACGCTCTGATGCTCTTGTGCTTACATTCAGGGCAGGATGAACTTTGCAAATACCAGATTCTCCAATTAATGACAGACCACAGATCCCAAAATAGGCATGTAAAGCATctgaaaaaaggacagaaaaggaaaaataaaattatttcaggctGTAACAGCCTAGTGCTCCCATAACAAATTATCAGATGCTGTATTTTAAACTTGTGTTTtgatggaaagaaaacatttctgcccAAAGCTACCAGCATGAACTGAAGTCCAGATGTCTTTTATAACAACTTGtgcattactttatttttcccaagtgccacagccacaaagaaaaaggatttaagTATCTGAAAATAACCGGtccagaaagcaaattttttttcttgcaagcATTTCTTGGCTGGTTTATGAGCACCTAACTactgaaacaacaaaattaGTGTCAACAGCTGCCAACCACAAGACTTAGAGAAACTGAAGAAGCCATTACTGTTCCtatcttccctttttcctgagAGATTACATAAGGATAAGAATTAATGCAGATTGATCAAGAGATGACTGCCAGCACAATGGGATACTCTTACTCTCCTGTTCCATGCCGCTCCTGACGCCCACCTTACACCAGGGTTTACAGCTTGCCAAGTCTCCTCTGGGTAGCAGCTAGCAGTCAGATTGGATCATCTGCCCATGAAACCACAGGCAAAAGATCGAAAGACAATGGGAATTTCATGTGCCCCACGGAAAATCACAACACATAGCACTCTGGAGGTGTCAATAATTTAGTATCTCACTAAAATGATCACAGAAGCATTTAGGCTGggaaagacctctaagatcagAGACCAATCTTTAACCTAACATTACCAAGaccaccactaaaccatgtccctaagtatcatatcatatcatatcatatcatatcatatcaatctccagggatggtgactgaAACACTGCCTAGAGTAGGCTCTTCCAACATTTTACAACCCTtctggtgaagaaatttttcctactATCCAATCTACACCTCCTCTGGTATAACCTGAGGCTGTTTTTTCTTGTCCTATAAGTTCTGTGTTAAACAATGCTAGTGGCCTTCACAACCAACAAGGTTTTGATGTCTGTTAGCATGGGAACACAGCAATACTACAAAATAGTATTTTCCTGAATAATCAGCTGGAAAGAGTTACTTCTTAATATTGCAAGTCCATATAACACATAGATTATCACAAGCAGTTGACTGTCTTCTGAAATTTCTTCCAGTCTTCCTAAAAACATTGTTGCACAGCAATGATCGCTTAAGTCCCTAAATTTAAACAGACTTTTTACAAAGCAGGAGCTATAGAAGCTAAAATCAAATTCTGATAAAGTCTTAGGAATCTTTCTAGTGTAGACAGGATCAGAAGAAAGCTTGCCTTTCAGATATGAGACTGAGCTTGCAGGAAGCTCAGCTGTGTATCTATAACAATGAAAATACAAGTCCTTGGAAGCAATATTTGCAATGTTGCATTTACGGTCTTTCGTCATATCAGAATTGCactaattttttactttttccttcaaaacagGACCACAGACTTATGCCACCAACCacctaatgaaaaaaaatgctacagtAACCCCGGAATATACATAAACATGCACACatacaacaaagaaaaacaattatttgttttgcctttcttaAATCTTATCTCAGTCACAATCGTGCTAAaagacagaatcacagaataataaaatacacTGAGTTGGAAGGACCCCACAAAGGTGATCAAAGTCTGACTCCTGGCTCTGCATAGGATTCCCCAAGAGTCAttccatgtgcctgagagcattgccAAAAATTTCTTGAACTCtctcaggctggtgctgtgaccacttccctggggagcctgttctaGTGACCAAACACCCTCGGTTTTCTagctgaaaaaccttttcctaatatccaacctaaacctcccctgatgcAACTTCAGGCCACTCTCCCTcatgtcctgtccctgtcaccacagagcagagtaCAAATGCCCTCAGCCGCTGCTCACacggcttcccctccagacccttcacacCCTCatggcctcctttggacactctctgacagatcaatgtcttttttgtgttgtggcacccagagctgcccccagcactggaggtgaggctgccccagctcagagcagagcaggacaatcccctcccttgcccggctgtgatgctgtgcctggtgctcccACAGGACTGGGGTGaccctcctgcctgccaggcactgctggcttaTATTCAATTTGCCATCAACCAGGACTCCCAGGGccctttctgcagcagtgctctccagcctcctgtTTCCCAGACTATCCATATATGCAGGACTTGCCCCTGTTGAACATCATATGGTTGATGATTGCCCATCTGTCTAATTTGCCAAGGTCTCCCTGCAAGACTCCTTTGCCCCCAAGGGAGCCAACAGCTACTCCCAAGTTGTTTGTGAACTCACTTAGTCCTCCTTCCAGTCCTGCATCCAagtcattaatgaagatgttgaagagcacaggacTAGACCTGTCCCCTCTAGTGACAGGTCgccagtctgatgtcaccccatgCACTATAACCCTTTTTGCCCAATGAGTGGACTAGTTGCTCCCCCATCCCATGATGTGTTTACCTAGCCATATACTAGATAGtttgtccagaaggatcctgGAAGGAACAGTATTGAAAGTCTTAAATTACATCAACTGGCTTCCCTTGGTCACTAGGGGGACAACcttgtcataaaaggaaattaagtttAAGACAGGTTAAGGCACTTCGCATATGATGGGTATTTGAAACAGACTTTTTTAATCTCTGACTCACAAGGTAAATGTTTCATTAAGATAAACTAAAATACTCCCTCCAAATGATCTATATGATAAGAAGTAAATACATCTAAATTCCTCAGAAATCCTAAACTGTTTTTAAGGGAAGAGGCAGAAGCAAATCTGTCACAAGAACTGTATTTTCAGTGTGGGTTCACCTTGAAAAATTCTGAACTGTTGgtcaaaatgaaattacaaaagGATTAAATATCAGGGCACAGATCCTAAACAGACTCTTCCTTTATTATGACtaaatttttatcttatttGGCCAGTTTAAAAGACTGTTTATCTTCCCTGTACGAAATGCCATGGGCAAACACTACTGGCACAAGCTTTGTTTTCCCAAGTTCGCAACACCTTAATTGAATTTTaacaacttttaaaatcaaaatattttagcatCCTTTTGAGTTCTTTCCACTACTTCAAATTATCCACTTCCGAAAGCGTAGTAACTAGCTTTCAGACATATTCGTATGACCACAATCTGTAAATCACAGTATATAATGTATAAACTTTGACCGTTTTTACATACATCAATCCCTTCTGAATAAgcttaaattattaatttactaaagaaacaaatgttttgGTGTATTGAACTTAATTTACAGAGATACCTACAACACAATATTCCCTTTAAGCAGAATAGTTAAACACATATTAAACAGATAGTGATATTCTTTTAACAGTAATATAAACAACAACAGCTCACTTCCTCTGGGACTAAACAAGGAAAAACTTCATCTCCCTCTTTCTACTTCAAGAATGAAAACCTTATTACATTttgagggtttttctttttttttgttttttttttttttttgaaggttaCGGTTTCCCTTGCATCTCTCAGATGTCTGACTGTTGAAATGTATTTCTTACTTAGAACACACTCACTGCAATTTTGAGAAGTTATTTTACCTGGATGGCTGTCTGGCCACTTGGCAAATCCACCAACAAGGCGGTCTTGAGTTGACAGGATGTAATTTCGGTTTTTCTCAAAATTTGTATATTGGAATATGTTCAAGAGCTGGAAAGAAATTAGATCGTAACAGTAATAAAAGTCTTAGTATATTTTTAACACCAATTCTTTAACTAAGTCTCAGTATATTTTTAACAGTAGAACATAGTGCccatttcctgcattttttgcaaaataaaagacatttatAGGCATTGATGCTTATTGGAACAAATATTGGTCAAATATCTACCTCTTCCAAGCAaagaaaatggtatttaaataaatcaaaacaagcCAATAACTACCCCTATAGTTGTCCTGTACACTACCTTCAATGTTGCTCCCACCCAAAAGGAATAGCAAGTGTCCACAGGTTTGTTGGGTCGTCCATGGTAGCCATTCTGTTGCCTCATTATACACCATCTTCTAATTCTGTTCAgttccttttctgaaaaaactTCCTCCAGTTTGCCCATCAAACACAGTGATGCAATACCACAAAATGTAGAGCCACCTGTGACGGGAGAGCAGGGTTTGCAGTGCTTTGATACACAGATTTTCTGAAGCCTGTATGATCTCAGTCAGAACTTTAACTAAGTTATTAGCAATTAAATCAATGGACTTCTAAAAGTACAAAGAAGTTAATTTGAAGTCTAAAATCCAAATAAGTAAGAAAACTCTAGTTTAGCAGGTATGCcaaagggggagaaaaaaaacgCTCAATCCAGCTCTTGCAGAAATAAACCAGCTCATTTTcctaaagctgttttttctctcaatgCTGCACAATTTATATTACACAGCAGTCCAGAAATAAGTAAATGGAATtgcaacagaaacatttcttcatttgtaacttaaaaaagaaatctattgGAATTCCAGCAATCAGACTGAAGCAGAGATGCCAAAGCCAGCCTCAGACACAATTCCCCAGAGGATATAAACAGACAGAAGTGTCTGGTGagcagaagaagagaaaaaattcaaactaaaattattaaaaaaaaaaaagcagctcacAGTTAATATGATGAAAAAGACTACTGGACTCTCATGGCTGTAATATATACAAATTGTGCTTCTAaggatttttttgctgtcaaGGAAACTGTATGGTAAAAAAGATAAACTCATGTTCTATGTATAGCCCTGACATCACTTTTTAAAGCCCATCAAAGTTTATTTTGAGTCTAATACCTGATATGATAAAATAAGAGGCTGGGAAAGACCATAAACATGCTGCTGACAGGTGATTCAGGCCCCAAAGTTCCTTACAATATCCTGGTGTTGGAAGACCCCAGGAGCTGTAAGATTATTTTCACTCTGATACTGAAATGCAGTGCTGAAGTACTGTTTTTCGTTATCACTAACATTCCACAGAAAGTAAGTTAACCAGCTGTTTTAACACCGAGGggtataatttaaatttttcagctTTACTGATCCAGCAAGAAGGAAATAGACAAAATCCTATCAAAACTCAATACTAAGGATAAAGATAGCAAACATTTGATAGGATTATAGAATCATTttgattggaaaagacctccaagatcatcaaatccagctTTTGACTAATGACCACCTTGTCAAACAGTCCACAGCACTAGATTTAGTATAAGTCATCTAAAAGTCAAAAGCTCCTCTATCACTGCTACTTTCACATGGCAtagaaacattttgtttaaaaatagcagtCTCTTGGGGATTCCTATCTTCAGATCTACCAATTCTTGCTTCAAGATTTGAACCCATAAGAGATGCTGTATTTACTAGAGGAAATGTTTCTAGGTTTTACCAAAGCTGTAGAACTTGGAAATGATCAGTTACATTGCACAAAATGTCTTGCAGATAAAAATCCTCACAGTAACAATGGCACGTGAGGAAAAAGTTTCCTCTGTCAGCAACAGCTGAGAACCTACAAGCAACACCTTCCAAGGAAACACTCATGCGGTAAGATTAATGGAGGTGATTAAGAGCCTGTCTGTTCAGATATTAAGCTAGATTTAAAGGAAGAAGAAGTGATATTTGGAGGCATGTTTTGGACTTGCTCCTTCTCACACCACTTCctcaaaatcagaaaagaaggaaaggtaTGGCATACCCTGCACCTCCTAAAGCATTTTCAATATCACTTTGAAAGGTGTAGAACACTTTGACATTCTTACCATGAGATTCCagtccagctccctgtgccaggccatTATCATaagactaaaggaaaaaaaccccacaaagctGTTACTTTAGAACCACAGCACTTTGACAGACATTGCAATTTCTTAGTTCACCAGCAAAATTATCATCAGATCATTACCACAATTTAACCTGATTAAATTCTGAACCTCCGAAAGTTCTTGGCACAACAGAGGTAAAAAATCAGACATGTTTCAATGCAGGTAGTTTTTATGACTTTCATAGAATTAATTTTAGTTGTGACATATGTTAGGAACCTGAAAAAGGTAAGCATATCTTTGccataaagaaaaaagcatgtaATGCaggtataaaaagaaaaaaatagatatgtaatcaaaacaaaacaaaattaaataggTAATTTAATTTGTCTCTAACACATGAGCAGCTTAACATTAAAAAGGAGGTAAAATACAAGGTATTACTGTGTGTAGAATACTCAAATCGAACCAATACTTTAGTAAGAAGCAAGTGCatcaggctttaaaaaaatgagaagatagccagaagcaagaagaaaattatgacATGCGTTGGAATAAACTTAAATTGGCCTATAAAATATTACTGTTAAAAAATACCAttacagcactgaaaatgaCTCTGTTAAGTGCAACAAAAGGAGAAACTCAAGTCTGACAAAGCACCAAGAATATCATAGCTCACATCTGTCATGAGCAATCTAGAAATACATGTATATGTAAGAATAGTAACCTTTCTTCCCTAAAAATCCATTAAAtcattttacattaaaagaaacaaagcatcATATAGAAATTAttcataaaatggaaaatgtttcttttacaaGAGTTCACAGAATACTTACATAGAATCATCTCCGAACAAATACCAAATTGCTTAGTAG
This genomic interval from Ficedula albicollis isolate OC2 chromosome Z, FicAlb1.5, whole genome shotgun sequence contains the following:
- the PGGT1B gene encoding geranylgeranyl transferase type-1 subunit beta isoform X2 is translated as MNRCGFRGSSYLGMPFNPSKGPGISHPYDSGHIAMTYTGLSCLVILGDDLSRVNRDAILAGLRALQLEDGSFCAVLEGSENDMRFVYCASCICYMLDNWSGMDMKKAIDYIRRSMSYDNGLAQGAGLESHGGSTFCGIASLCLMGKLEEVFSEKELNRIRRWCIMRQQNGYHGRPNKPVDTCYSFWVGATLKLLNIFQYTNFEKNRNYILSTQDRLVGGFAKWPDSHPDALHAYFGICGLSLIGESGICKVHPALNVSTRASERLHHLHQIWKTRTLNSVQMAHTSLHD
- the PGGT1B gene encoding geranylgeranyl transferase type-1 subunit beta isoform X1, which encodes MLDSLDVVNKDDIIEWIYSLQVLPTEDRSNMNRCGFRGSSYLGMPFNPSKGPGISHPYDSGHIAMTYTGLSCLVILGDDLSRVNRDAILAGLRALQLEDGSFCAVLEGSENDMRFVYCASCICYMLDNWSGMDMKKAIDYIRRSMSYDNGLAQGAGLESHGGSTFCGIASLCLMGKLEEVFSEKELNRIRRWCIMRQQNGYHGRPNKPVDTCYSFWVGATLKLLNIFQYTNFEKNRNYILSTQDRLVGGFAKWPDSHPDALHAYFGICGLSLIGESGICKVHPALNVSTRASERLHHLHQIWKTRTLNSVQMAHTSLHD